The sequence ttccCTAGCAATCACCCTCATATATTCACTTATTTCATTTTAGAATAAAGCCTTAACTCCTTAGCTCGGCTTAATATGTCACCATAAAACCAACACCACCCACAAACTATTGTTTTCTTGTCCCTCATTAACTCAAGGCTAAGACTCTAAGTTAAGATCATTCTCTCATATATCTTACATCATATTGGCCTCACCATATATCTATCATTTTAAGTTCAAGTTTTGGTGCCCAACTAGATTTCATTGGAAGCTAATTAAGGTATATCATTCTATGATTTTGGGTTTATAGATTCACAGTCAAgttctcatatatatatttatatataccattgtaatattttctaattaataagtATGAAATTTAGGTTTTTCATAAGATAATTATTTCTCAAGGGTCACTTTCATTGCAATCAAGGCTAGGACTCCACAatcgaggtaaggaaattaagtagaaaaacataagttttctgtatgtaataacattcatagaaagagtgggaatagtaaaagagaagttaactaaggtcttctgGCTGACTCTTTaatgtttgttatttaatgtactgtataatatatatttaaataatatgtttataagattcatgttatttatgtatgtttacagtattagagcatggccattgctaaagatatatatttaaataatatgtttataagattcatgttatttaagtatgtatgtaaatagtgtgtttataagattcacattatttaattatgattgttatgttatttaaataatgtatagtagtttgGCATTATTTAAACTAGGCAGATTATAATTTATGTGACATGATTTGACCGAAaagataatggttaaatacttgactgttgggtctatatgggagatagggggccatttagtagtgggtacgattttactgaacccagccctccgccatttagtcCAATAGCTCGAGTTTATTTGCCAAAATTGGACTCGGGGATAAtcattattatgtgatttagcCTAGAACCTAGTTAATAGTGACTAGTGATAtgattaagtttatttttttgctaTCTGCCTAAATATGTGCATGTGCATTTTAattaagatttatttttatttatgtgactacctaacacacatttccttactgagtttagtagctcacccttattAAATCACCATGTGCAGACCAAAGTAACTAAAAGTCTAGAATGCCGGTGGCGAGTGGAACTTTGGACGCTTGTGTGTGTGAACTCGCTGAGGGCCATATAACTGCGGGCGGTCTAGGGCgctctgtttatttatttatgttattaaacttatgtcgcaattattttagttattaattattattttttttttacgaaaactggccagttgtaaacattttcaagtattaaataaaaatgcgacATTACGATTTTCCGCGTTTAacgcttgtaaataaaattaatatttttataaaagtacgggcgttacagtttggtatcagagccttgatccagccggaagtgtggtcgacgaggacgtcggaccccgtaaggagggtgattgtgacagtcagtagtcccgtcaTCCGTAAGGGGAagtaccgggtaagctgtgcaatcccacaccgcctggggatggtcaagtgggatgattctgagattgtgtaggtatgggactacacagttgaagagggcttaaatggattgattggtactacctatatcaacaaggtgcatcttgtttttcggtagcccatctcgaaagaactccacagttaagcgtgcttgacttggggtaatttaaggatgggtgacctcctgggaagttttccaaggaagcatgcgagtgaggacaaagcacgctggaagcactcgtgttggtctgtagggtcagtcgtcagtccatgaagcagccagagtgacgtactcgtgtataagagccattcattccgtgggtgtaaggacccaatggaggcttgaagcggggacgttacaaatggtatcagagccacagtAATATCGGTCCCGAACGTTCTCACGAGTTACACACATCAGCCAAAAAGTTTCTGCTTGCCACCAAGTAAGTCCATTATatatacttgcattttatgtgtattttttttttgtaatttctaaattggcattttactttaaaaaaaaaaaaaaaaaaaaaaaaaaccttagtaCCAATATCCAAGTTTAGGTACTACccatatgaaataattttttcaagttagtttaaaataatttttttttctttttttgggtaAAATTTTAGAACTTGATGTTAGATAGCACCATATgactcttgaaaaaaaaaatgtatgtcttattattttatgtgattatttattttatctttgaataaatagaaattatttGTGAAGTAGTTATGTAAGTAtgggcttttttttttaaaatagtgatatcttatttaagtttatcttcTTTTAGAAATTCTTAGAAACAAACAAGGAACATTAGGAAATAATGTCTCCAAGAAGATCAGTTCGAATCAACGGCAATAGAAACATCCACGTGGATGCAGCTCCAGCACCCGCAAGGGGCGAAGGCCGAGGTGATGGTCGATGCGGAGGCCGACGTGGAGGCCAAAGCGGTAGGGGAGGTAGACAAGGAGAATCGGTAGCACCGGTAGATGAAGTAGCACTCGAACAACAACAACCTCCCAATGCTCAAGCTGAGATACTCCGAGAAAACGCTCGTATACGTGAGGAGCTAACTCAAGAAATTTCAAGGCTACGAGCTCAGAATGAGGAGTTACGCCGGAATCAAAATCCACCCGTTAGAAACCTAGCTCTTCAACCAGCTGCAATGAATCCAGAACCAATACAACGTTTTGAACCTGTGTACGAGCGATTCAGGAAACAACAACCACCAATATTCAATGGGAGCTCGGACTCACTTGAAGCTGAGGAGTGGTTGCGCTCAGTGGAGTCCATATTGGAATATATGGACCTCAATGATAGGGAAAGAGTATCCTGTGCTGCCAGCCTACTTAAAAAGGATGCACGGATCTGGTGGGAAGTAGTAAGACAGAGTGGCAACATAACAACTATGACCTGGTTGGACTTTGTTGATGTGTTCAACAGGAAGTACTACAGTGCCGCCATACTGGCTGCAAAAGAAGATGAGTTTATGAATCTGAGGCAGAACAATCTCACTGTCACGGAGTATGCTAGGCAATTTGACCGTCTGGCAAAGTTTGCGCAAGAGATCGTACCAACCGAGGCCCTTCGGGTCAAAAGGTTTTTGAAGGGGATGAACCCCATGATAAAAAAAGATGTGAAAATCATGGTGGGGACCAACACAGTTTATGCTGAGGTGTTAGAGAAAGCTCTCGAAGATGAGCTGCTCGAAAATGATATAAAGAAGGAGAATGCTGCTAAGTGGGAAGCCCGAAGAAACAATGGAGGAAATCAAGAGAATAAGAGAAAACACGAGGGAAATCACGGTAATGATCGTGATAAAAAGGGGAAAGCAGTGgtccaaaataacaacaatgggGTGAAAAGGTCCTATGTAGAATTCCCAATTTCCCCCAAATGCAATAGAAAACATCTTGGGGAGTGTAAGATGAAGTCAGGGGTGTGCTACAATTGTGGGCAGCCAGGCCATCTGAAGAAAAATTGCCCAAAGGGACAAAAGAAGGAGAACCAAGCCGCTCCCGCTCGAGTGTTTGCTCTCACCAGAGGAGAAGCGGCCACAAGCAACACTGTTGTCTCAGGTCAGGTTTCTATTTACGGATTGCCTTGTAATGTTCTCTTTGATTCTGGAGCTACTCATTCTTATATAGCTACTAGATTGATTGATAGTATAGATAAGCCATGTGACCTACTTAGATGTGGTATTGTAACGGAATTACCCTCGGGAGAAACCATGTTATCAATAAGAAGAATGCGAGATGTACctatcataatcgaaagcaaagAACTCATGGGCGACCTAATAGAGCTGGGAATAAAGGAATATGATGTTATACTTGGGATGGATTGGCTATCTAGTCACGGTGCGACAATCAATTGCCGAAAGAAACTGCTCGTTTTTGAAACAAAGGCTGGGGATCAGTTTATATTCAAGGGCGACAAGCTAGCCCTTAGGACTCCATTAATCTCTTCCCTGAAAGCTAGTCAGCTAATGAAGGCGGGATGCATGACATTCTTGGCCAGCGTAGTGGATCGAGCAATAGAGACGCAACTAAATGTGGAGAACGTGCACATAGTCTGTGAATTTCCagatgtctttccagaagatctACCGGGACTACCTCCAGACAGAGAGGTGGAGTTCATCATCGAATTAGCCCCATGGACTAATCCAATTTCAAAGGCCCCATACAGAATGGCACCTAATGAGCTAAAAGAGCTTAAAATACAACTACATGAGCTCTTAGACAAAGGGTTCATTAGACCgagttactcaccttggggtgcgccGGTActcttcgtcaagaagaaagatggaagtaTGAGGATGTGCGTGGACTACCGTGAGCTCAACAAGGTGACCATCAAGAATAAGTACCCTCTGCCAAGGATTGACGATCTCTTTGATCAATTGCAAGGCTCGGCTGTGTTCTCAAAGATAGATTTAAGATCTGGGTATCACCAGCTGAAGGTCCGGAAGGAAGATATACCCAAGACAGCATTCAGAAcacggtatggacactatgagttCTTAGTAATGTCTTTCGGACTAACTAACGCCCCAGCAGCCTTCATGGATATGATGAATAAGGTGTTCAAGGAATACCTAGATAAGTTTGTTGTTGTATTCATTGATGACATTCTTATCTACTCCAAAACTGTGGAGGAACATGAGGAACACCTGAGGATGACTCTAAACCGACTTAAGGAGAACCAACTatacgccaaattcaagaaatgtgaattttggttagaGAAGGTGGCATTCCTAGGCCATATAGTTTCCAAAGATGGAATCGAGGTGGATCCTACAAAGATCGAAGCGGTCAAGAGCTGGCCAACACCTAAGACTGCAAGTGAAgtaagaagcttcttgggtctagCTGGTTACTATAGACGCTTCGTTGAAGGATTTTCCAAGATCGCAACTCCTCTAACCAACTTGACTCGAAAGACGCAgaagtttgtctggtcagaaaaGTGTGAGGATAGTTTCCAAACACTTAAGGACAAACTAATAACAGCCCCTGTATTATGTGTTCCCAATAACAAGGATAAGTTTGTGGTGTACTGCGACGCATCAAAACAAGGGCTGGGATGCATGCTAATGCAGAATGACAAAGTAGTAGCATATGTCTCAAGACAACTTAAGGAGTATGAACAGAGGTACCCAACACACGATCTGGAGTTGGCAGCAGTAGTTTTTGCGCTAAAAATATGGAGGCACTATCTCTACGGGGagaaatgtgaaatttataccgaccacaagagcctgaaatacttctttacgcAAAAGGAACTCAACATGAGGCAGAGGCGATGGCTAGAGCTTgttaaggactatgattgtgaaatcCACTACCATCCGGGGAAGGCCAACGTAGTAGCAGACGCGCTAAGTAGACGCAGTTATGCCAGCTTGGCAATACTGGCACAAATGGAAATGCCACTACAACAAGAACTCCAAAGAAGTGGTATAGAGATCATTACACAAAAGCTAGCTAACCTAACCATTGTCTCGACGCTGCTACAAGAACTTAAAGATGCACAGATTGTTGATGAGTTCTTACAGAAGAAAAGAGCAAGCATGCCAGAGAAGGAGGCAGAGGATTTCTCCGAAGGTACAGACAGCATGCTAAGGTATAAGGGAAGAGTGTGTGTAGCCAACGACATAGAGCTTAAAAGAAAGATCATGATGGAAGCACACACTACACCCTACTCAATGCATCCAGGGTCAACCAAAATGTAAAATGAATTAAAAACCTTGTATTGGTGGCCAGGGATGAAGAATGATGTAGCTGAATTCGTAgctagatgcctcacttgtcaacaagttaaggctgaacatcagagaccagcagggatgTTGCAACCATTGgaaataccagaatggaagtgggaagatatagccatggattttgtgacagGACTACCCCGAACAACCAAGCAACACGACTCAGTTTGGGTAATTATAGACAGACTCACCAAGTCAGCACATTTTGTTCCAGTAAAGTCTACTTACAAGGCAGAGCAGTATGCTAACCTGTACGTGCAAGAGATATTGAGGCTGCATGGAGTTCCAAAGACGATAGTCTCTGATAGAGGTTCAGTATTCACCTCCAAGTTCTAGGAGAGTCTACATAAGGCAATGGGGACGCGATTGAAAttaagtacagcatttcatccccaAACAGATGGACAATCTGAACGCACCATCCAAATACTCGAGGATATGCTTCGAGCGTGTATACTAGACTTCACTGGCTCATGGAGCAAGTATCTACCCCTAATGGAGTTCTCCTACAATAATAGTTATCAAGCCACAATCGGAATGGCACCATACGAGATGTTGTATGGACGAAAATGTAGGTCACCgtttcactgggatgaagttggAGAAAGACGCTATTTAGGTCCAGAAGCAGTAAGAGAAGCTTCAGAAGCAGTTGAAAAGATACGGCAAAGGATGCTCACcgcccaaagtagacagaaaagttatgcagatctgaAAAGACGGGAGGTTGAGTTTTCTGTAGGGGACTTAGTGTTCTTGAAGGTATCACCTATGAAAAGGATTATGCGTTTCGGAAAAAGGGGAAAGTTAAGCCCAAGATTTATAGGTCCTTTTGAAATACTGGACAGAGTTGGTCAGGTAGCTTACCGTTTGGCCCTACCGCCAACATTAGCAGAAACGCATAATGTTTTCCACATTTCCATGTTACGGAAGTATGTACCTGATCCGACACATGTGCTTAAATACGAGAACTTGAACTTGCAGCAGGACATGAGTTATATGGCACGCCCTGTGCGCTTGATAGAAAAAGGAATAAAGGTCTTAAGAAGTTATATCTCGATGTGGAAGTAGTGAATGGATTAATAAATTAGTAAAAGAGTGACCTTCTTTAAATTTATGATAATAAAGTTATAGTGATTTTATGCTATGCATGAAAAGCATGCACGTGTAGCATGTTATAGTAAACTAAaatgaattattaattaagaaattgtTGGGTTTATTTGATGAATTGGGGTTAGTTACTTGTAAGCTACTTCCATACTGTATATGTGTGTAATATAAGTAATGGGGTtggttagtaattaattaagcataaaattaaaatctTACTAGTGGCAATCTATGAATAAGTCTTGCTTTAGCATTAAGTCCTTcttataacttttattatttaaaattattatgtgCTTAGTCATATACGATGTGGTCATATTATTAAGTTAGGAAaagatttttataattattcttattattattgagTAGTAATATTAGTAGTTGTAGAATTGCTTaggaataatttttttagaagaTATGATACACGTGGGATAAATGAGTGAAGTTACTAAAGATTGTTAGAAGTTTAAGGAGGTTCGTATATAACCTACTCTAGTAAGCTTGTATACGTGTGGGCTAGAGAGGATAAAGCTCTCAACAATTAACAAGATCAAAACTATTTGCCAGCTTAAATTTGATTCATATAGGGAAATCATTGAAGCTTTGACGGAATAGTCTGGGGCTTAGTTATTTAGTTGTTTAATTTAATAGCTTTATAAAGCTTAACCATATTTAGATGGGGATCGTGGCATAGATTAAGGAATATAGTTTAAGGTGAGTTAGCTAAAACTTAAGGCTATAAATAGGGGTCATTAGTGTAAACATAGCTCACACCGATCTCTATTACAGATttacatacaaaaaaaattccCTTGCAATCACCCTCATATATTCACTTATTTCATTTTAGAATAAAGCCTTAACTCCTTAGCTCGGCTTAATATGTCACCATAAAACCAACACCACCCACAAACTATTGTTTTCTTGTCCCTCATTAACTCAAGGCTAAGACTCTAAGTTAACATCATCCTCTCATATATCTTACATCATATTGGCCTCACCATATATCTATCATTTTAAGTTCAATTTTTGGTGCCCAACTAGATCTCATTGGAAGCTAATTAAGGTATATCATTCTATGATTTTGGGTTTATAGATTCACAGTCAAgttctcatatatatatttatatataccagTGTAAAATGTTCTAATTAATAAGTATGAAATTTAGGTTTTTCATAAGATAATTATTTCTCAAGGGTCACTTTCATTGCAATCAAGGCTAGGACTCCACAatcgaggtaaggaaattaagtagaaaaacataagttttctgtatgtaataacattcatagaaagagtgggaatagtaaaagagaagttaactaaggtcttctgcctgactctttaatgtttgttatttaatgtactgtataatatatatttaaataatatgtttataagattcatcttatttatgtatgtttacagtattagagcatggccattgctaaagatatatatttaaataatatgtttataagattcatgttatttaagtatgtatgtaaatagtgtgtttataagattcacattatttaattatgattgttatgttatttaaataatgtatagtagtttggcattatttaaattaggcAGATTATAATTTATGTGACATGATTTGACTGAAaagataatggttaaatacttgactgttgggtctatatggtagatagggggccatttagtagtgggtacgattttactgaacccagccccccgcCATTTAGTCCAATAGCTCGAGTTTATTTGCCAAAATTGGACTCGGGCGTAAtcattattatgtgatttagcCTAGAACCTAGTTATCAGTGACTAGTGATAtgattaagtttatttttttgctaTCTGCCTAAATATGTGCATGTGCATTTTAattaagatttatttttatttatgtgactacctgacacacatttccttactgagtttagtagctcacccttattAAATCACCATGTGCAGACCAAAGTAACTAAAAGTCTAGAATGCCGGTGGCGAGTGGAACTTTGGACGCTTGTGTGTGTGAACTCGCTGAGGGCCATATAACTGCGGGCGGTCTAGGGCgctctgtttatttatttatgttattaaacttatgtcgcaattattttagttattaattaatttttttttttttttacgaaaactggccagttgtgaacattttcaagtattaaataaaaatgcgacATTACGATTTTCCGCGTTTAacgcttgtaaataaaattaatatttttataaaagtacgggcgttacatgagagtgcaattctaagttctatgtgtaaagtctttttttggcaagttagttgacaaaataatttttcttttatggtaagattcttgtgcattcaaaaccgatttcttaccttgtttattcggattgtagttgctcttttccttgtttggaaagttgcactttcagctgaactttcctttattgagaacttctcaaaagagaaggaattctcttttggaaagttgtcttttttagggaaactttgattattgccttttccttattaatttcgattgtatcttgacacaatcagaatatctaatctgtttttggcaggaatcaagcattgatagaggatcggacctgattttagcaagtttcccgtttctggtcagatctgctgcgtcagcattcgaatctgatgtagcagatcgtgttttcttaggaaagtttttgtacagctgctaattcgaacttgtggttgcctctttggtttctatgttctataaatagagcctagagagcaaccattcgaattacctcttccattattcattttttgcatttatcttttgagagaagagagtctttctttgttttgtgagagcctagttgttcatctaggttctagttgttctatttctgttcttactctatcctagaggttgtgaagaactacttgactgaacaagagattggtcttcgggagaagacttgataaagccttacttcgggaggaagtaagcacttggtcttcgggagaagacttgttgaagccttacttcgggaggaagtaagcacttggtcttcgggagaagacttgttgaagccttacttcgggaggaagtaagcactcacacttcaaagatgaagggagttcgggcttgaaggtgtttcaagaagtcagattcataaagtggattacaaaggattgcggcaatactttagagggagtctaaacttgtttaagtcaattgtctttgtaattttgatactttattaattgatttcattctctgggcgtggccccgtggactaggagtgttcgtgagaacactgataccacgtataaatctcttgtgtcaagttatttatttttacgcaaatattttatattcgtACATTCGATTTCTTTAATAG is a genomic window of Cannabis sativa cultivar Pink pepper isolate KNU-18-1 chromosome 9, ASM2916894v1, whole genome shotgun sequence containing:
- the LOC133031435 gene encoding uncharacterized protein LOC133031435 codes for the protein MSPRRSVRINGNRNIHVDAAPAPARGEGRGDGRCGGRRGGQSGRGGRQGESVAPVDEVALEQQQPPNAQAEILRENARIREELTQEISRLRAQNEELRRNQNPPVRNLALQPAAMNPEPIQRFEPVYERFRKQQPPIFNGSSDSLEAEEWLRSVESILEYMDLNDRERVSCAASLLKKDARIWWEVVRQSGNITTMTWLDFVDVFNRKYYSAAILAAKEDEFMNLRQNNLTVTEYARQFDRLAKFAQEIVPTEALRVKRFLKGMNPMIKKDVKIMVGTNTVYAEVLEKALEDELLENDIKKENAAKWEARRNNGGNQENKRKHEGNHGNDRDKKGKAVVQNNNNGVKRSYVEFPISPKCNRKHLGECKMKSGVCYNCGQPGHLKKNCPKGQKKENQAAPARVFALTRGEAATSNTVVSGQVSIYGLPCNVLFDSGATHSYIATRLIDSIDKPCDLLRCGIVTELPSGETMLSIRRMRDVPIIIESKELMGDLIELGIKEYDVILGMDWLSSHGATINCRKKLLVFETKAGDQFIFKGDKLALRTPLISSLKASQLMKAGCMTFLASVVDRAIETQLNVENVHIVCEFPDVFPEDLPGLPPDREVEFIIELAPWTNPISKAPYRMAPNELKELKIQLHELLDKGFIRPSYSPWGAPVLFVKKKDGSMRMCVDYRELNKVTIKNKYPLPRIDDLFDQLQGSAVFSKIDLRSGYHQLKVRKEDIPKTAFRTRYGHYEFLVMSFGLTNAPAAFMDMMNKVFKEYLDKFVVVFIDDILIYSKTVEEHEEHLRMTLNRLKENQLYAKFKKCEFWLEKVAFLGHIVSKDGIEVDPTKIEAVKSWPTPKTASEVRSFLGLAGYYRRFVEGFSKIATPLTNLTRKTQKFVWSEKCEDSFQTLKDKLITAPVLCVPNNKDKFVVYCDASKQGLGCMLMQNDKVVAYVSRQLKEYEQRYPTHDLELAAELNMRQRRWLELVKDYDCEIHYHPGKANVVADALSRRSYASLAILAQMEMPLQQELQRSGIEIITQKLANLTIVSTLLQELKDAQIVDEFLQKKRASMPEKEAEDFSEGTDSMLRYKGRVCVANDIELKRKIMMEAHTTPYSMHPGSTKM